The Nostoc sp. 'Peltigera membranacea cyanobiont' N6 genome contains the following window.
TAAATTTGCCTGTTTTAACTTTTCTTCTACCAATTTTACATTTGCTGGATCGAAGTTAGGTTGACTACCACCCCTTAAAATTACGTGCCCGTAGCCATTACCTTTAGTTTGAAAAACGCTGACTTGTCCGTTTTGATTAATTCCCAGAAAATTATGTGGGTTTCCAGCAGATTGCAGGGCATTCAAAGCTACTTGGATATTGCCATCAGTACCGTTTTTAAAACCCACAGGCATCGAAAGTCCACTTGCCATTTCGCGGTGAGTTTGGGATTCGGTTGTGCGTGCCCCAATGGCAGACCATGTAATCAGTTCGCTAATATATTGAGGGATGATTGGATCTAGTGCTTCTGTACCCGCAGGTAGTCCTAATTCTGTAATTTTTAATAACAGATCCCGTGCAATTAATAAACCATTCTCTACATGGAAAGAATCATCCATATCTGGATCGTTAATCAATCCTTTCCAACCAACAGTTGTTCTTGGTTTTTCAAAGTACACTCGCATAATTAGTAGCAGCTTATCCTGAACTTGTTCGGATAACGCTTTCAACCTTTCAGAATATTCGAGCGCTGCTTTTGGATCGTGAATTGAGCATGGGCCAACTACTATAAATTTTCTCCGATCCTGAAAATCTAGGATACCTTCTATTTCCTGCCTGTATGCTAAAACTCTTTGTTCGGCTAATTGTGTTAAAGGTAATTTTGATTTGATTTCATTGGGAGTTAATAAAATGCGATCGTTCTCAATATTAGCGTTGTCGATATTACTGTTAAATAATTTGTTGTGCATGGGGATGCTCTGACAATTTTATATACGCACTTCAATTCAGGAGTGTAACACAAACTCATGAAATTTTAAAACAGCTTATTTCTGGCTTGACAAATTTATAGTTAAACTGTATGTGATGAAAAAAATAACTGAAAAAGGGAAATATTTCCCCCTTTTTCTTTACTATTGTAATACTGGCTCAGTCATGATATATCATTATTGCCATACAAAAACTTTGGCTTCGTATGGTCCCAAATCAACTGTGATGCCTTCTTCAACAGCTTCGACATCATAATTGCCTGTCCACTCGTGCCATGTTCCACCGCTTCCTAAATTAGCAACATGATAGCCACCGAGAAAGTTTTCTGAGAAATTTGCTATTACGACTACACGAGAACCTTCATCATTCCAACGAGTATAAGCTAATACTTTTGCATCTGCATTCTCGTGGATAAAATCAATATTTTCTGTGTAGAGAGCGTGATTACTTTTACGCAGGTTGGTTAAGCCTTTGTATGATTCAAATAAACCACGATTTAAATCGTTACCTAATAGTGTCCAGTCAATTTTGGATGATTCAGGTTGTTTCGGTTTATACTCTCCAAATTCCTCTCCCATCCAAATTAAAGGTACACCAACAGCAGTCATTAAGATGGCGACTCCTAACTTAGCCCGCCTGAAGGCTTCTTCGTCAAAAATCTCACGGTTCCCCAGTTCTACCATGACATGGTTATGGTCGTGGTTGGTGAGGTAATTTACTACATTCGTGGCACCTAAGAAGCCTTGACGTTTGCAGTCAATGACATCTTTGAGACGCTCTAAATCAAATGTATCACCGCAGATATGTTCTAGAATGCAGTGATAGAAACTGTCATGCCAACAACCATCCATTGGCCCATCTATATTAGTAATGCTGGTAGTTTCAGGAATGTGTTCGGCAATATTATAAAAAGGCTTCATGCTAGCAGTATTTTTAGCTTCCTGAACAATCCAGTGCATGAAGTCGTAATTAGCAATTTGCCGTGCTGCATCATAGCGAATACCATCAAGATGATATTCTCCAATCCAAAAACGAATTACCTCACTAATAAATTTCCGTGCTGGATGAATCTCTAATTTTTCGTCATAATGTTCGTAATTAAACTCAGGCCCCCAGTTATTATCAGGATCGCGAGGTTCATGATGATACCAATAATCGTGGTCAATTTGTGTTAAAGGAGCAGATGCTTCTGAGTGATTATAAATACCGTCAATAATTATACGAATGCCTCTGCCGTGACACTCATCAATCAAATTTTTCAATTCAGCAGTAGAACCATAACTTGATTCTGTTGCAAAAAAGTGGCGGGGATTATAACCCCAACTATAATCACCAGGATATTCTTTGAGTGGCATTAACTCAATAGCATTAATTCCTAGTTCACATAAATAATCTAACTTTTCAATGACGTGTTTATACTTGCCTCGTGCATAAGGATCGTCCTCACCACCAGAAAAGTCACCAACGTGTAATTCATAAATTACTAATTCGTGGTCAGCAGGTAAAGGTTTATCATCATGTTGCCAATGGTATGTATCGGTAATCTTTTTTCCATCTTTTACATGGATAACACCATCATCTTTTCCACTCAGTTCATCTATATCAGTTGCACAGGGGTCTGTAACATCAACCCATTGTTCTGGTTCAAAAAACCATGAATTTGATTGGACACGAAATTTATATTTATAATCGCCATCTTCTAGTTCAACACTTGTACGAAAATAACCATCATCACCTTTTTCCATTGGAATTTCTTGCCAATCAGAAAAAGAACCAATTAATGCGGCTCCTTTGTTGTAAGGTGCAAATAAATTAAATTCAATTGGCTTTGCCATAGAAGTGTTTGTAATATCAAGGGTTCATATAAGTATTCTCTAATGCTCAATTGAATTAGCAAATCGCTCTAGAGAAATAATTATATAAATAGCGCTTCTATCTTCAGGAGTAATTTATAAATACCTTATAAAAATCATTGTTTTTTGACAATTTTTGACTATCGATCGGATTGTTTTTTTGAATTTGTATATAAATTTTATATTATATGTTTTTTCGTTAAAAATACTACTAGCTTTAAAATATTTTTGTAGTAAAGCACAAAGTTTTAATAAATAAATTAATGGCTTTTTGTTGAGTTCTGAAATAGCAGATATTTAGCAATCAATATCTGCTATGGGACTTCCAAATAAAAAAATATCCCAAATTTTCTTGTGGGACGGGCAAGATGCCCATCCCCAATATTAGGATGGGCAAGATGCCCATCCCACAAATGAATAATTTATTTCTTGGAAAGCCCTATTTCAGATTAATCAATTTCGCCGTTAGTTTGTTGTAGATAACTTAAAAACCAATTTGCCGCCGTCGCTCTGCGAGTTTGCCGAGGCCCAAATTCTCCAATTTTGTAACCTTTGAAACCAAGTTTCTCCTTGAGCATTTGTTTATTTTCAGCAGGAATAGAACGGGTCAACTTGACTATTGCAGGGCGAGACTCTATGAAATCTGGTGGTTGGGGGTACTCATCTTGCCATTCTGGTGCAACTTG
Protein-coding sequences here:
- a CDS encoding alpha-amylase family glycosyl hydrolase, which encodes MAKPIEFNLFAPYNKGAALIGSFSDWQEIPMEKGDDGYFRTSVELEDGDYKYKFRVQSNSWFFEPEQWVDVTDPCATDIDELSGKDDGVIHVKDGKKITDTYHWQHDDKPLPADHELVIYELHVGDFSGGEDDPYARGKYKHVIEKLDYLCELGINAIELMPLKEYPGDYSWGYNPRHFFATESSYGSTAELKNLIDECHGRGIRIIIDGIYNHSEASAPLTQIDHDYWYHHEPRDPDNNWGPEFNYEHYDEKLEIHPARKFISEVIRFWIGEYHLDGIRYDAARQIANYDFMHWIVQEAKNTASMKPFYNIAEHIPETTSITNIDGPMDGCWHDSFYHCILEHICGDTFDLERLKDVIDCKRQGFLGATNVVNYLTNHDHNHVMVELGNREIFDEEAFRRAKLGVAILMTAVGVPLIWMGEEFGEYKPKQPESSKIDWTLLGNDLNRGLFESYKGLTNLRKSNHALYTENIDFIHENADAKVLAYTRWNDEGSRVVVIANFSENFLGGYHVANLGSGGTWHEWTGNYDVEAVEEGITVDLGPYEAKVFVWQ
- a CDS encoding 3-deoxy-7-phosphoheptulonate synthase — its product is MHNKLFNSNIDNANIENDRILLTPNEIKSKLPLTQLAEQRVLAYRQEIEGILDFQDRRKFIVVGPCSIHDPKAALEYSERLKALSEQVQDKLLLIMRVYFEKPRTTVGWKGLINDPDMDDSFHVENGLLIARDLLLKITELGLPAGTEALDPIIPQYISELITWSAIGARTTESQTHREMASGLSMPVGFKNGTDGNIQVALNALQSAGNPHNFLGINQNGQVSVFQTKGNGYGHVILRGGSQPNFDPANVKLVEEKLKQANLPPRIVIDCSHGNTNKDYKLQGAVLENIVQQIVDGNTSIVGMMLESNLYEGSQPITGKQEELKYGISVTDKCIGWEETEKIILVAHEKLRHC
- a CDS encoding DUF1823 family protein, with the translated sequence MSNLPPLNTETIWAIIDDKLDDATVNQLLWHYLGYRYDSSTAQWENSQVAPEWQDEYPQPPDFIESRPAIVKLTRSIPAENKQMLKEKLGFKGYKIGEFGPRQTRRATAANWFLSYLQQTNGEID